A genome region from Anolis carolinensis isolate JA03-04 chromosome 6, rAnoCar3.1.pri, whole genome shotgun sequence includes the following:
- the LOC134292495 gene encoding uncharacterized protein LOC134292495 isoform X1: MTVLGGWVVRLLLPLWALVLPCGPPGTTEGWRAATSLPPRAPPQGLSGHWALGASLLGLALALSLTLRSWATTTGQPATGVTPRGKTEPSALSQDRSRVTGHKEEAALPPLATRGRACLVLRLQTQKQLVATLRLPASHPPPRPSLRIRFRSHLFRSVKAEAQLLPAARPRNATPGIPPRLRLLGATPEALKPSWDSLGICMPSPQKTTTQLGSPGEYFANQNNVSKRKRRVASSPKRDTE, translated from the exons ATGACCGTCCTGGGGGGCTGGGTGGTGCGCCTATTGCTGCCCCTCTGGGCCCTGGTCCTGCCCTGCGGCCCCCCCGGGACCACGGAGGGATGGCGGGCCGCCACCAGCCTGCCCCCCCGGGCACCACCACAGGGCCTGAGTGGGCACTGGGCCCTCGGGGCCTCCCTCCTGGGCCTGGCCCTGGCCCTCTCCCTCACCCTCCGCTCCTGGGCCACCACCACGGGGCAGCCGGCCACGGGGGTCACCCCACGGGGAAAG ACTGAGCCATCCGCATTGAGCCAGGACAGGTCAAGAGTGACCGGCCACAAGGAGGAAGCAGCATTACCACCCCTGGCCACGAGAGGGCGGGCTTGCCTTGTTCTGCGGCTGCAAACACAGAAACAGCTTGT GGCGACGCTGCGTCTCCCGgcttcccatcctcctcctcgTCCCTCCCTCCGGATAAGGTTTCGGTCCCACCTGTTCCGCTCCGTCAAGGCAGAGGCCCAGCTGCTTCCAGCCGCGAGACCCAGGAATGCGACCCCCGGAATTCCCCCACGGCTTCGCCTCTTAGGAGCAACACCCGAGGCATTAAAACCGTCCTGGGATTCACTTGGCATTTGCATGCCATCaccccaaaaaacaacaacacaattggGAAGCCCTGGAGAGTATTTTGCAAATCAGAATAATGTCTCAAAGAGAAAAAGGAGAGTTGCATCGTCTCCAAAGCGGGACACAGAATAA
- the LOC134292495 gene encoding uncharacterized protein LOC134292495 isoform X2: MTVLGGWVVRLLLPLWALVLPCGPPGTTEGWRAATSLPPRAPPQGLSGHWALGASLLGLALALSLTLRSWATTTGQPATGVTPRGKGDAASPGFPSSSSSLPPDKVSVPPVPLRQGRGPAASSRETQECDPRNSPTASPLRSNTRGIKTVLGFTWHLHAITPKNNNTIGKPWRVFCKSE, encoded by the exons ATGACCGTCCTGGGGGGCTGGGTGGTGCGCCTATTGCTGCCCCTCTGGGCCCTGGTCCTGCCCTGCGGCCCCCCCGGGACCACGGAGGGATGGCGGGCCGCCACCAGCCTGCCCCCCCGGGCACCACCACAGGGCCTGAGTGGGCACTGGGCCCTCGGGGCCTCCCTCCTGGGCCTGGCCCTGGCCCTCTCCCTCACCCTCCGCTCCTGGGCCACCACCACGGGGCAGCCGGCCACGGGGGTCACCCCACGGGGAAAG GGCGACGCTGCGTCTCCCGgcttcccatcctcctcctcgTCCCTCCCTCCGGATAAGGTTTCGGTCCCACCTGTTCCGCTCCGTCAAGGCAGAGGCCCAGCTGCTTCCAGCCGCGAGACCCAGGAATGCGACCCCCGGAATTCCCCCACGGCTTCGCCTCTTAGGAGCAACACCCGAGGCATTAAAACCGTCCTGGGATTCACTTGGCATTTGCATGCCATCaccccaaaaaacaacaacacaattggGAAGCCCTGGAGAGTATTTTGCAAATCAGAATAA